The sequence below is a genomic window from Flavobacterium keumense.
CCTTTGGGAGTCCAGTCTTCATCAAACGTATTGGGGTCGTTAATGGTGTCGAACAAATTCTCAAAATTGTAAAATGCAACGGTATGAATTCGGAATTTTTTAGATTGTCCAAACGTTTTTGGAAACAAAGACAATACTAACAAACAACAAAGAATGGGGCAAATTCTCATAAGGACAGGATTTAGGATACTTATTTTCAGGTCAAGTAAAACTAACAAATTGGAACTGAAATTAAAAATGATTTCGGATTTGTCTATATTTGTTTAAAAATAAATACTGTTGCACAACAGATTTCATTTATGAGAAAATTGTTCTTCTTATTCATTTTAAGTTTACTTTCTATTACAATGCAAGCCCAAACGACTATGATTACACCACCTTATTTACAAAAAGGAGATACTGTTGCTATTTTAGCAACTGCCCGAAAACATATTGTGAAAAGTATGCAACCTACTATTGATTTATTAGAAAGTTGGGGCTTACAAGTAGTCATTGGTAAAAGTATTGGCTTAGAAGAAAATCAATTGGCAGGAAGTGACGAAGAACGCGCTGCCGATTTACAAGAACAATTGGACAACCCCAATATTAAAGCCATTTGGTGTGCACGCGGCGGTTACGGGACCGTGCGTGTAGTGGATTTAATTGATTTTACGCAATTCAAAAAACATCCCAAATGGTTGGTTGGATTTAGCGATGTCACGGTATTACACAACCACCTCAATACGATGGGTTACAAATCCATTCACGGAATTATGCCCATTAGTCTTGCTAAAGCAAGTCCAGAAGCCATTGAAAGTTTGCGTTTATCTTTATTTGGACAGCCTTTACAGTACGCTATTGACCCGCATCCTATGAATCGATTTGGGAAAGCGAGTGGCGAATTGGTTGGAGGAAATTTATCTATATTGTATAGTTTATTGGGTTCCCCATCAGCAATAGATTGTAAGGATAAAATTCTATACATAGAAGACTTAGACGAATACCTCTACCATATTGACCGTATGATGATGAATTTGAAACGCAACGGCTGTCTTGAAAGCCTAAAAGGCATCATCGTAGGTTCTATGACTGATATGAAAGACAATGATATTCCTTGGGGTAAAAATGCACTTGAAATTGTTCAGGATGTCACTAAAAAGTATAACATCCCTATGATTTTTAATTTTCCTGCAGGTCATATTCACGATAATAGAGCCTTAATTTTAGGGAATACTGTGTCTATCGAAGTAACCGAAAATTGTAGCACAGTAGTTTTTGAATAGCCAACACGAATCCTACTCACCATGGCTGAACACAACGCATTAGGGAAACTTGGAGAAGAACTAGCTGTCGAATACTTACAAAAAGAAGGCTATACTATCTTGGAAACCAATTGGATTTTCCAAAAAGCAGAAATAGATATTTTGGCTCAAAAAGACAATACCTTAACTGTTGTTGAAGTAAAAACGCGTTCGTCGATTGATTTTGGTCTTCCGCAAGACTTTGTCAAACCAAAAAAAATTCAATTATTGGTAAAAGCGGTAAATGCTTATGTAACCGAAAACGATTTGGATGTTGACGTGCGTTTTGACATCATTGCTATCACTAAAAACAGCCAAGATTTTGTAATTGAACACCTTACAGATGCATTTTTTTACTTTTAACTCTATTTTTTAGTGTTATATTTGTAACAAATTGTTTTTTTATTTATATTTGCAGTGGTTTTTTACACAACTACAACCACCCAACTACTATTTAAACAACAACAACTTAACACAACTACTATGAAAACCGTATCGTCCATCGTAGAGAATTACATCAAAACAAAACCTTTTTTGTTGAATGCTTTATCATTAGGAATCATCAATTTAACTTCTCTTTCGCGCAATATTATGAGTGAATTAGAAAGTGAATTTGGTAAAGAAGTAAAACAAGGTGCCGTGGTAATGGCACTTAAAAGATTAACCGAAGAATTGGACTTTAAATTGAATCACAAAATCAACAAAGTCATCAAAAATATCGGAGAAATTACCGTTCGTTCTGAGTTGACCGATTACACTTTTGCCGCTTCAGAAACTGTTTTAAACAAACAAGCCGATTTAATTACAGACATTAATAGTCACTCTGATATTTTTTACACTTCATCAAGAGGGGTAAATGAAACGAATATCGTAGTGAGTAGCAGTGTGAACCATTTAGTTGACAAGCATTTTGCTAACGAAAAATTGATTCAAAAACTAGAAAATTTAGCTTCTATCACGGTAAAATTACCCAAAGAAAACATCGTAGTTCCTGGAATTTACTATTTCATTTTTCAACGCTTGGCTTGGGAAGGAATTATAATCAATGAAGTCATCTCAACTTCGAATGAGTTTACCATTTTAGTGAGTGAAAACGAAGTCGATGTTGCTTTCAAAGTAATTAAGGATTTAAAAAATTAGAATACTCCAAAGCTTCCAGCCTTTAAAAGGCTGGAAGCTTTAAAGAATGTCAATTCCCTATCAATTCCATTAATTCTAACGCTCTTCGAATTGATTTCACATTGTCAAAAGTCAACAACAATCGCAATCCGTTAGGAGTTTGTTTTTCTTTCATTTTACACAAAGCACTTTGCTTTTGTACAAACTGA
It includes:
- a CDS encoding S66 peptidase family protein — its product is MRKLFFLFILSLLSITMQAQTTMITPPYLQKGDTVAILATARKHIVKSMQPTIDLLESWGLQVVIGKSIGLEENQLAGSDEERAADLQEQLDNPNIKAIWCARGGYGTVRVVDLIDFTQFKKHPKWLVGFSDVTVLHNHLNTMGYKSIHGIMPISLAKASPEAIESLRLSLFGQPLQYAIDPHPMNRFGKASGELVGGNLSILYSLLGSPSAIDCKDKILYIEDLDEYLYHIDRMMMNLKRNGCLESLKGIIVGSMTDMKDNDIPWGKNALEIVQDVTKKYNIPMIFNFPAGHIHDNRALILGNTVSIEVTENCSTVVFE
- a CDS encoding YraN family protein codes for the protein MAEHNALGKLGEELAVEYLQKEGYTILETNWIFQKAEIDILAQKDNTLTVVEVKTRSSIDFGLPQDFVKPKKIQLLVKAVNAYVTENDLDVDVRFDIIAITKNSQDFVIEHLTDAFFYF
- a CDS encoding aspartate kinase, whose amino-acid sequence is MKTVSSIVENYIKTKPFLLNALSLGIINLTSLSRNIMSELESEFGKEVKQGAVVMALKRLTEELDFKLNHKINKVIKNIGEITVRSELTDYTFAASETVLNKQADLITDINSHSDIFYTSSRGVNETNIVVSSSVNHLVDKHFANEKLIQKLENLASITVKLPKENIVVPGIYYFIFQRLAWEGIIINEVISTSNEFTILVSENEVDVAFKVIKDLKN